Proteins encoded in a region of the Nicotiana tomentosiformis chromosome 9, ASM39032v3, whole genome shotgun sequence genome:
- the LOC138898919 gene encoding uncharacterized protein, translating to MGDSIIVDRVYRSCLVVIGGFETRLDLLLLSMVDFDVILDMDQLLPYHAILDCYTRTVTLAMPGFQWLELRGALDYVPNRVESFLKVQWMAEKGCDAFLAFVRDVSVDTPTVESVLVVRDFPDVFPTNLLGMPPDRNINFGIDLLPGTQPISIPPYHMAPAKLKKLK from the coding sequence atgggagattctattattgtggaccgtgtgtatcgatcgtgtttagttgttattggtggttttgagaccagactTGAcctattgttacttagtatggtagactttgatgttatcttggacaTGGACCAGTTgttgccctatcatgctattctagattgttacACCAGGACTGTAACATTAGCTATGCCAGGTTTTCAATGGTTAGAGTTGAGGggtgcattagattatgttcctaacaGGGTTGAGTCATTTCTAAAGGTTCAGTGGATGgctgagaaggggtgtgatgcttttctagcctttgtgagagatgtcagtgttgatacccctaccgttgagtcagttctggtagtgagagacttcccagatgtatttccaacgaatcttctgggcatgccgccgGATAGgaatatcaattttggtattgacttgttgccaggcactcagcccatttctattccaccatatcatatggccccagcgAAGTTAAAGAAGTTAAAGTAG